One segment of Solanum lycopersicum chromosome 1, SLM_r2.1 DNA contains the following:
- the LOC138348243 gene encoding uncharacterized protein isoform X2 codes for MVRTRATTAPTSTSARQDASEPATETVARRGAVARGRGRGRGRTSSRRRGRAPSPSGTRAVTPPPTEEVVREGEEGENEQGQNEEMPPQPTPEMINQVLAYLSGLSDQGQTPSVFSAPAPQVPEVQHAATMAPRMDASLEIGTFPRLTTGPIMTNDQHELFNKFLKLKPPVFKGAEYEDAYDFLVDCHELLHKMGIVERFSVEFVTYQFQGNAKIWW; via the coding sequence atggttagaactagagcaacaaccgcgccaacatcaacatcagcaagacaagatgcatctgagccagccactgagactgtagctcgaagaggagcagtggcaagaggccgcggtagaggtcgtgggaggacgtcctctagaagaagaggacgagcacctagcccatctggtactagggcggtgactcctccaccaactgaggaagtggtaagagagggtgaggaaggggagaatgaacaagggcagaatgaggaaatgccaccccaacctaccccagagatgataaatcaggttctggcttatcttagcgggttatctgatcaaggccagacaccttcagtgttttctgcaccagcacctcaggttccggaggtacaacatgcggctactatggctccccgcatggatgcctcattggaaataggcacgtttcctcgtctgactacagggcctataatgacaaatgatcagcatgaactttttaataagttcttgaaattgaaacctccagtcttcaagggtgctgaatatgaggatgcctacgattttctggttgactgtcatgagctactacacaagatgggtatagtagaacgatttagtgttgagtttgtgacttatcagtttcaagggaatgccaaaatatggtggtag
- the LOC138348243 gene encoding cold shock protein 2-like isoform X1, translating into MTWASFSSLFMEKYIPRTLRDRKRDEFLSLEQGRMSVTAYEAKFCALSRYATQLCFSPQERIRHFVKGLRSELRISALQVAATAKSFQEVVDFVIEVEGVKPDDFTMASTSKRFRKGGDFNGSYSRGQGSGGYSVRPIQSSLQTVVGGQPQTGQHFSERPMLDSRECYGCGETGHIRRNCPKQSYRPPIARGRGGHGRGRYSGGRGGRGNGGHQNGRGDGKT; encoded by the coding sequence atgacttgggcgtcattctctagcttgtttatggagaagtatatcccccggactttgagggataggaaaagagatgaattcttgagcctagagcaaggcaggatgtcggttactgcatatgaggctaagttttgtgcactttccagatatgccactcagctttgtttcagtccacaagagcggattcgccattttgtgaaggggttgaggtcagagttgcggatttcagccttacaggtagcggctacagcgaaatcctttcaggaagtggtagacttcgtgatagaggtggagggagtgaagccagatgacttcaccatggcatcgacatcaaaaaggtttcgaaagggaggtgattttaatggttcttactccagaggacagggttcaggaggttactcagttcgaccaattcagtcttcactacagactgtagttgggggtcaacctcagaccggtcaacacttctctgagagacctatgcttgactccagagagtgttatggatgtggggagactggacatattaggaggaattgtccaaaacagagttatagacccccaatagctagaggtagaggtggtcatggtagaggccgttattctggaggacgtggtggtcgaggtaatggtggtcaccaaaacggccggggtgatgggaaaacttGA